One Halalkalicoccus sp. NIPERK01 DNA segment encodes these proteins:
- a CDS encoding HalOD1 output domain-containing protein: MNAERTTQPVHRIEYDEREDLAFVVVDAVAIASESSHAEIGPLNDVLDPEALCELFGPRADGRSRAGGTVSFHLDGYRVTVDAAEREVLVYG, from the coding sequence GTGAACGCCGAACGCACAACCCAACCGGTTCATCGGATCGAGTACGACGAGCGTGAGGACCTCGCGTTCGTCGTGGTCGACGCGGTCGCGATCGCCTCGGAGTCCTCCCACGCCGAGATCGGCCCGCTCAACGACGTCCTCGACCCCGAGGCGCTCTGTGAACTGTTCGGTCCGCGGGCCGACGGTCGAAGCCGCGCCGGCGGCACCGTCTCGTTTCACCTCGACGGCTATCGGGTCACGGTCGACGCCGCCGAGCGCGAGGTCCTCGTCTACGGGTAG
- a CDS encoding bis(5'-nucleosyl)-tetraphosphatase, with product MTVDATSAGAILFRDTRGRREYLLLKSRPGDWEFPKGGVEGEEELQQTAIREVKEEAGIDDFRLIDGFRDEYDYVFQANGQTIHKTVHLFIAKSFEASAELSTEHRDLQWRDYEQAVNTITQDGPRDILEDAHRFLDENGY from the coding sequence ATGACGGTAGATGCGACGAGCGCCGGCGCGATCCTCTTTCGGGATACGCGTGGACGGCGCGAGTACCTCCTCCTCAAGAGCCGCCCGGGGGACTGGGAGTTCCCCAAGGGCGGGGTCGAGGGCGAGGAGGAGCTCCAACAGACCGCGATACGCGAAGTGAAAGAGGAGGCCGGGATCGACGACTTCAGGCTCATCGACGGCTTTCGCGACGAGTACGACTACGTCTTCCAGGCCAACGGCCAGACGATCCACAAGACGGTCCACCTGTTCATCGCCAAGTCGTTCGAGGCGTCGGCGGAGCTCTCGACGGAACACCGCGACCTCCAGTGGCGCGACTACGAGCAGGCGGTCAACACCATCACGCAGGACGGCCCCCGGGACATCCTCGAGGACGCGCATCGCTTCCTCGACGAGAACGGCTACTGA
- a CDS encoding enoyl-CoA hydratase/isomerase family protein, protein MPETVTITREDGVATITVDRPDSLNALNVATLEALDRTLDETEDVRALVLTGAGENAFVAGADISYMKELSVEEAMAYAELGHRVCDRIATHDAPAIAAVNGYAFGGGCELALACDLRVASENAVLGQTEIDLGIVPGWGGTQRLSRLVGDAAARRMVFLGERLDAESAAEIGLVGEVVPQEELDSVVDEMAHQLAAKPRFALAAAKEALNQVHESHQSAGLAYERRLWSGLFGTADQREGMEAFVEKRDPDFE, encoded by the coding sequence ATGCCAGAGACCGTCACGATCACGCGGGAGGACGGCGTCGCCACCATCACCGTCGACCGGCCCGACAGCCTCAACGCGCTCAACGTCGCCACGCTGGAGGCGCTCGACCGGACCCTCGACGAGACCGAGGACGTCCGCGCGCTCGTCCTGACCGGCGCGGGCGAGAACGCCTTCGTCGCCGGCGCGGACATCAGTTACATGAAGGAGCTCTCGGTCGAGGAGGCGATGGCGTACGCCGAACTCGGCCACCGGGTCTGCGACCGGATCGCGACCCACGACGCGCCCGCGATCGCCGCGGTCAACGGGTACGCCTTCGGCGGCGGCTGTGAACTCGCGCTCGCCTGCGACCTCCGGGTCGCGAGCGAGAACGCCGTCCTCGGTCAGACCGAGATCGACCTGGGGATCGTCCCCGGGTGGGGCGGCACCCAGCGCCTCTCCCGACTCGTCGGGGACGCAGCAGCCAGGAGAATGGTCTTCCTCGGCGAGCGCCTCGACGCCGAATCCGCGGCGGAGATCGGCCTCGTCGGCGAGGTCGTTCCCCAGGAGGAACTCGATTCCGTGGTAGACGAGATGGCCCACCAGTTGGCCGCAAAGCCCCGCTTTGCGCTCGCCGCGGCCAAGGAGGCGCTCAACCAGGTCCACGAGAGCCACCAGTCGGCGGGGCTGGCCTACGAGCGCCGGCTCTGGAGTGGCCTGTTCGGGACCGCCGACCAGCGCGAGGGCATGGAGGCGTTCGTCGAGAAGCGCGACCCCGACTTCGAGTAG
- a CDS encoding transcription factor S encodes MEFCDECGSMMMGQGDVWVCKGCGHEQPKGDSASYTTTAAQEQSEVIESGAENSGLPTTSAQCPECGNDRAYWYMQQIRAADESETRFFVCTECEHKWREDDH; translated from the coding sequence ATGGAATTCTGCGACGAATGCGGTTCGATGATGATGGGTCAGGGCGACGTCTGGGTGTGTAAGGGCTGCGGGCACGAACAGCCCAAGGGCGACAGCGCCTCGTACACCACGACCGCCGCCCAGGAGCAAAGCGAGGTCATCGAGAGCGGTGCGGAAAACAGCGGGCTGCCGACCACGAGCGCGCAGTGTCCCGAGTGTGGCAACGACCGCGCCTACTGGTACATGCAGCAGATCCGGGCGGCCGACGAGTCGGAGACGCGCTTTTTCGTCTGCACCGAGTGCGAACACAAGTGGCGCGAGGACGACCACTAG
- a CDS encoding MFS transporter: MARMADGVGNSFLIIVLPLYIASGLVEGRTFGLTESMIIGIVLSLVGFVSSLSQPFTGRVSDRTGRRKLYILIGLGGLTTANLLYLLAGSYLSLIALRALQGMSIAFIIPASVALVNELAGAGTRGGNMGVYNTFRLVGFGAGPIAAGVLVNAGPYSLAGVELSGFEATFYVAAGAAALSFALVSVLVQDPAELERARKDLSIDVFDGEGGLDPVFTLGIASLFMAIGIALFATLQPEINARLEQGSTWFGVQFAAFIISQVFLQVPIGRASDRWGRKPFILVGLLLLAPSTLLQGIVLDSWLMLVVRLTQGVAGAMVFAPALALAGDLATGGDSGTKLSVLTMAFGLGVALGPLSAGFLVSLGFVVPFAVGAALAVIGFGLVYTQVEETVETGASGAGADPAPQD; encoded by the coding sequence ATGGCCCGGATGGCCGACGGCGTCGGCAACTCGTTTCTCATCATCGTCCTCCCCCTGTACATCGCGAGCGGACTCGTCGAGGGGCGGACGTTCGGGCTGACGGAGTCGATGATCATCGGGATCGTTCTCTCGCTGGTGGGGTTCGTCAGCAGCCTCTCCCAGCCGTTCACCGGGCGGGTCTCCGACAGGACGGGCCGGCGGAAGCTCTACATCCTGATCGGCCTGGGCGGGCTGACGACCGCCAATCTCCTCTACCTGCTCGCGGGGTCGTACCTCTCGCTGATCGCCCTGCGGGCCCTGCAGGGGATGTCGATCGCCTTCATCATCCCCGCGTCGGTCGCGCTCGTCAACGAACTCGCGGGCGCGGGCACCCGCGGGGGCAACATGGGCGTCTACAACACCTTTCGGCTCGTCGGCTTCGGCGCCGGCCCGATCGCCGCCGGCGTGCTCGTCAACGCCGGGCCGTACTCGCTCGCGGGGGTCGAGCTCTCGGGGTTCGAGGCCACCTTCTACGTCGCCGCCGGGGCGGCCGCGCTGAGTTTCGCGCTCGTCTCCGTACTCGTTCAGGACCCCGCGGAGCTCGAACGCGCCAGAAAGGACCTCTCGATCGACGTTTTCGATGGAGAGGGCGGGCTCGATCCGGTCTTCACCCTCGGGATTGCCTCGCTGTTCATGGCAATCGGGATCGCGCTCTTTGCGACCCTCCAGCCCGAGATCAACGCCCGCCTCGAACAGGGCTCGACCTGGTTCGGGGTGCAGTTCGCGGCGTTCATCATCTCGCAGGTCTTCCTGCAGGTTCCCATCGGGAGAGCCAGCGACCGCTGGGGCCGCAAGCCGTTCATCCTCGTCGGACTCCTGTTGCTCGCGCCCTCGACGCTGCTGCAGGGGATCGTACTGGACTCGTGGCTCATGCTGGTCGTCCGGCTCACCCAGGGGGTCGCCGGCGCGATGGTGTTCGCCCCGGCGCTCGCGCTCGCGGGCGATCTCGCGACCGGCGGGGATTCGGGCACCAAACTGTCGGTGCTGACGATGGCGTTCGGCCTCGGCGTCGCGCTCGGGCCGCTCTCGGCGGGCTTTCTCGTGAGCCTCGGCTTCGTCGTGCCCTTCGCCGTCGGCGCGGCGCTCGCGGTGATCGGGTTCGGACTGGTCTACACGCAGGTCGAGGAGACGGTCGAAACCGGGGCTTCCGGGGCGGGAGCCGACCCCGCCCCGCAGGACTAG
- a CDS encoding PUA domain-containing protein, whose amino-acid sequence MDESRRLVRIADYQFGRVRESDDSRTNRTVERSGDGAGEALFSGELRVERSKSGRPRQVHAPAGRLVSLGADGRFTLGLEGGRRLQEALDAPRGRVVVGDDSEPFVREGKNVFAKFVSDVGPEIRPGDEVCVVHETGDLLAVGRAELPASAMREFESGMAVKVREGEGERE is encoded by the coding sequence ATGGACGAGAGCAGGCGGCTGGTGCGCATCGCCGACTACCAGTTCGGCCGCGTCCGCGAATCGGACGATTCGCGGACCAACCGGACCGTCGAACGGTCCGGTGACGGGGCCGGCGAGGCGCTCTTCTCGGGGGAGCTCCGCGTCGAGCGCTCGAAATCGGGCCGTCCCCGACAGGTCCACGCCCCCGCGGGTCGGCTCGTCTCGCTGGGGGCGGACGGGCGCTTCACGCTGGGACTCGAGGGCGGACGGCGACTGCAGGAGGCGCTCGACGCGCCGAGGGGACGGGTCGTCGTCGGCGACGACAGCGAGCCGTTCGTCCGGGAGGGGAAGAACGTCTTCGCGAAGTTCGTCTCGGACGTGGGTCCCGAGATCAGACCGGGCGACGAGGTCTGTGTCGTCCACGAGACGGGCGACCTGCTGGCGGTCGGGCGCGCCGAGTTGCCCGCGAGCGCCATGCGCGAGTTCGAGAGCGGCATGGCCGTGAAGGTCCGCGAGGGCGAGGGCGAGCGCGAGTAG
- a CDS encoding DUF3311 domain-containing protein, whose protein sequence is MGTRFGLNLFSDRTPPSARRRYALHVVVYAAIMFALLWPAILPFNRFEPQVLGLPFVMFWITLSLLFALANTAALYRYEYRVVRGGYDG, encoded by the coding sequence ATGGGCACTCGATTCGGCCTCAACCTGTTCAGCGATCGGACGCCGCCGTCGGCACGACGGCGCTATGCGCTTCACGTGGTCGTTTACGCCGCGATCATGTTCGCGTTGCTCTGGCCCGCGATCCTGCCGTTCAACCGGTTCGAACCGCAGGTGCTCGGGTTGCCGTTCGTGATGTTCTGGATCACGCTCTCGTTGCTGTTCGCCCTCGCGAACACGGCGGCGCTCTATCGCTACGAGTACCGGGTCGTGCGGGGTGGGTACGATGGTTGA
- a CDS encoding nascent polypeptide-associated complex protein, with protein MFGGGGGLDPRKMEQMMKQMGIDTEEIDATEIVIRTPDEELVFSDADVTRIDAQGQQTYQIVGEPETRESGADAGEAGDEAAIEGADIPADDIEIVTMRTGASEDEARDALEAADGDLASAVERLESEPQ; from the coding sequence ATGTTCGGAGGAGGCGGCGGACTCGACCCGCGCAAGATGGAACAGATGATGAAACAGATGGGGATCGACACCGAGGAGATCGACGCCACGGAGATCGTCATCCGGACCCCCGACGAGGAGCTCGTCTTTTCGGACGCCGACGTCACCCGGATCGACGCCCAGGGCCAGCAGACCTACCAGATCGTCGGCGAACCCGAGACCCGCGAGTCGGGGGCAGACGCGGGCGAGGCCGGCGACGAGGCGGCGATCGAAGGGGCGGACATCCCGGCGGACGACATCGAGATCGTGACGATGCGGACCGGCGCGAGCGAGGACGAGGCACGCGACGCCCTCGAAGCGGCCGACGGCGACCTGGCGAGCGCGGTCGAGCGGCTCGAATCCGAGCCCCAGTGA
- a CDS encoding magnesium transporter translates to MFPLLVVLSIVVLWAGITLEGAEELLERYAILAVMVPTMVGLGGNLGAILSSRLSSRLHLGTTEFDPRDRVLWANVGAILALAATVFTSLAVGAYLLGAFLGIGLPLSTLLLISLVSGMSVAVIAIVFSIGATYASYRMGIDPDDTTIPIVTNVVDVFGMVIFLGVSGVVLGF, encoded by the coding sequence ATGTTCCCGCTGCTCGTGGTGCTCTCGATCGTCGTCCTCTGGGCCGGCATCACGCTCGAAGGCGCCGAGGAACTGCTCGAACGGTACGCCATTCTCGCCGTCATGGTCCCGACGATGGTCGGTCTGGGGGGCAACCTCGGGGCGATCCTCTCCTCGCGGCTCTCCTCACGGCTCCACCTCGGGACGACGGAGTTCGATCCCCGTGACCGGGTGCTGTGGGCCAACGTCGGCGCGATCCTCGCGCTCGCGGCGACCGTCTTCACGTCCCTCGCGGTCGGCGCCTATCTGCTGGGCGCGTTCCTCGGGATCGGTCTGCCGCTGTCGACGCTGCTTCTCATCTCGCTGGTCAGCGGCATGAGCGTCGCCGTGATCGCGATCGTCTTCAGCATCGGCGCGACCTACGCCTCCTACCGGATGGGGATCGATCCCGACGACACGACGATCCCGATCGTCACGAACGTCGTCGACGTCTTCGGGATGGTGATCTTCCTCGGCGTCTCGGGGGTAGTGCTTGGGTTCTAG
- a CDS encoding DUF5797 family protein, whose translation MTLSEEARERLADVVSLQPTKNAELQERWGMESGSDVHQYLETELSEYYYRDEDSLIRATPDAADLVDVDPGIEGGEEGTVIRVPELQGQVFEVLAGPEERSQSVVSVLQDLRAEFGIDPEAGEVRSALQSLKRKGIVEVEYRTVPTFRKAAPREDVTVETLE comes from the coding sequence ATGACACTCTCGGAGGAGGCACGGGAACGCCTCGCGGACGTGGTGTCGCTCCAGCCGACGAAGAACGCCGAACTTCAGGAGCGATGGGGGATGGAAAGCGGCAGCGATGTCCACCAGTACCTCGAAACCGAGCTCTCTGAGTACTACTACCGCGACGAGGACAGCCTCATTCGAGCGACGCCCGACGCGGCGGACCTCGTCGATGTCGACCCCGGGATCGAGGGCGGCGAGGAGGGTACCGTCATCCGCGTGCCCGAACTCCAGGGCCAGGTCTTCGAGGTACTTGCGGGTCCAGAGGAGCGCTCTCAAAGCGTGGTTTCGGTGCTGCAGGACCTGCGGGCGGAGTTCGGGATCGATCCCGAGGCCGGCGAGGTCCGCTCGGCGCTCCAGAGCCTGAAGCGAAAGGGGATCGTCGAGGTCGAGTACCGGACCGTCCCGACCTTCCGGAAGGCCGCACCCCGCGAGGACGTCACCGTCGAGACACTGGAGTAG
- a CDS encoding potassium channel family protein, giving the protein MGSDGDPPPTTVEYEPVSVKDLLVEMKDTSELLIDLSYSAVLLNSERIAEEVLRLEERMDVLQLRARMSLLMAARNPADAEALAPVLGIVSGAEKISDATGDIAKVVMEEVGLPDAMRTALPEAVETLVRASVAEGSAYAGRTLGEIDLESETGVRVIALRRGSEWILNPGPHTALEAADVALLRGPDAGITEVYGTLTGEEYAPPEPVDSEIADLDRAVDSIILMKNLSELAVDLAYGSILFDNVELAEEVRNLEVEVDALRSRFEAWTLRAAGDAPDPVSLRGLLHLGFSTEEISDAALEISEGILREIDVHPVVELAVQESDEIIARVTVDPGSRLENTSLVEGVPESDVSMNVLAVRRPEEGWVLVPDADTELQAGDVLIAKGTRTSAGTFRDLAAA; this is encoded by the coding sequence ATGGGATCCGACGGCGATCCGCCGCCGACCACGGTCGAGTACGAGCCGGTGAGCGTCAAGGACCTGCTCGTCGAGATGAAAGACACCTCCGAACTCCTGATCGACCTCTCGTACTCGGCGGTGCTCCTGAACAGCGAGCGAATCGCCGAGGAGGTGCTTCGCCTCGAGGAGCGCATGGACGTCCTCCAGTTGCGCGCCCGGATGAGCCTGCTGATGGCCGCTCGCAACCCCGCCGACGCCGAGGCGCTCGCGCCCGTCCTGGGGATCGTAAGCGGCGCCGAGAAGATCAGCGACGCGACCGGCGACATCGCGAAGGTGGTCATGGAGGAGGTCGGCCTCCCCGACGCGATGCGGACCGCCCTTCCGGAGGCCGTCGAGACGCTCGTGCGCGCGAGCGTCGCCGAGGGGTCGGCCTACGCCGGCCGAACGCTCGGCGAGATCGACCTCGAATCCGAGACGGGGGTCCGCGTGATCGCGCTGCGTCGCGGCTCCGAGTGGATCCTGAATCCGGGTCCCCACACCGCCCTCGAAGCCGCCGACGTGGCGCTGCTTCGGGGGCCCGACGCCGGGATCACCGAGGTCTACGGGACGCTCACCGGCGAGGAGTACGCCCCGCCCGAACCCGTCGACTCCGAGATCGCGGACCTCGATCGGGCCGTGGACTCGATCATCCTGATGAAGAACCTGAGCGAACTCGCCGTCGACCTCGCGTACGGGTCGATCCTCTTCGACAACGTCGAACTCGCCGAGGAGGTGCGAAACCTCGAAGTCGAGGTCGACGCGCTGCGCTCGCGTTTCGAGGCGTGGACGCTCCGGGCGGCGGGCGACGCGCCCGACCCCGTCTCTCTCAGGGGCCTGCTCCACCTGGGCTTCAGCACCGAGGAGATCTCGGATGCGGCCCTCGAGATCTCGGAAGGGATCCTCCGGGAGATCGACGTCCACCCCGTCGTCGAACTCGCGGTCCAGGAGAGCGACGAGATCATCGCCCGCGTGACCGTCGATCCCGGGAGCCGCCTCGAGAACACCTCGCTCGTCGAGGGCGTCCCCGAGTCCGACGTGAGCATGAACGTGCTGGCCGTGCGCCGGCCCGAGGAGGGCTGGGTGCTGGTCCCCGACGCCGACACCGAACTCCAGGCGGGCGACGTGCTGATCGCGAAGGGGACCCGGACGTCCGCCGGGACGTTCCGGGATCTCGCGGCCGCGTGA
- a CDS encoding sodium:solute symporter has product MVERTLIVTAVPLAYLVVALGIGLWSRGKADQNTTEGYIAGDRNVSLVVLYFIMGASILSAFAFLGGPGAAYSDGGEAYYVLAYTGTGMLLWYLLGPKAIRLGRKYGYVTQAEMVSDRYDSKWLSVLMALASIGAFIPYTVLQITGVGLILETASDGLIPYWLAALLPFLVITVYVLSSGMMGVGWSNVLQGAMMLVFAWSIGLYLPFELYGGVGPMFEGINAELANHLVIGGTADGMSVLQYSSYVLVSTLGFVMWPHLFMRAYTSRDVKTLKKTVMLYPLFGLVLVPILFIGFSGIRYAEVANPDNILPYMLTTLEMNPWIIGFFFAGGLAAAMSSADSIVHAAASVFTRDFYTKVIEPDAPDRRATRITQLAVVAVVAVSYYFAVVSSVGIVDLLAGAYGAVIQFLPLVLGAIYWEQATREGAITALLAGSAVTVYYTFFAASPLLVHAGFWGLCVTTVVFVAVSLFTEVDDPKRVREFIEATRPQGEAVEKERSAGEAVPADD; this is encoded by the coding sequence ATGGTTGAGCGGACGCTGATCGTCACCGCCGTTCCGCTGGCGTACCTCGTCGTCGCGCTCGGGATCGGCCTCTGGAGCCGCGGGAAGGCCGATCAGAACACGACGGAGGGGTACATCGCCGGGGACCGGAACGTGAGCCTCGTCGTGCTGTATTTCATCATGGGCGCGAGCATCCTGAGTGCCTTCGCGTTCCTCGGCGGACCCGGCGCCGCCTACAGCGACGGCGGCGAGGCCTACTACGTGCTGGCCTACACCGGCACCGGCATGCTGCTGTGGTACCTGCTGGGCCCGAAGGCGATCCGCCTCGGGAGGAAGTACGGCTACGTCACGCAGGCCGAGATGGTCTCCGACAGGTACGACAGCAAGTGGCTCTCCGTGCTGATGGCGCTCGCGAGCATCGGCGCGTTCATCCCCTACACCGTCCTGCAGATCACCGGCGTCGGCCTCATCCTCGAGACCGCGAGCGACGGCCTCATTCCATACTGGCTCGCCGCCCTGCTTCCCTTCCTCGTGATCACGGTCTACGTCCTCTCGAGCGGGATGATGGGCGTCGGCTGGTCGAACGTGCTCCAGGGCGCGATGATGCTCGTCTTCGCGTGGTCGATCGGCCTCTACCTGCCGTTCGAACTCTACGGCGGGGTCGGCCCGATGTTCGAGGGGATCAACGCCGAACTGGCGAACCACCTCGTGATCGGCGGCACCGCCGACGGGATGAGCGTGCTCCAGTACTCGAGTTACGTGCTCGTCTCGACGCTCGGGTTCGTGATGTGGCCCCACCTGTTCATGCGGGCGTACACCTCCCGCGACGTGAAGACCCTGAAGAAGACGGTGATGCTCTACCCGCTGTTCGGCCTCGTGCTGGTGCCGATCCTCTTCATCGGCTTCTCGGGCATCCGGTACGCCGAGGTCGCGAACCCCGACAACATCCTGCCCTACATGCTCACCACGCTGGAGATGAACCCGTGGATCATCGGCTTCTTCTTCGCGGGCGGGTTGGCCGCGGCGATGAGTTCGGCCGACTCGATCGTTCACGCCGCCGCCAGCGTCTTCACCCGCGACTTCTACACCAAGGTGATCGAACCCGACGCCCCCGACCGACGGGCGACCCGGATCACCCAACTGGCAGTGGTCGCCGTCGTCGCGGTCTCCTACTACTTCGCCGTCGTCAGCAGCGTCGGCATCGTCGACCTGCTCGCGGGTGCCTACGGCGCGGTGATCCAGTTCCTCCCGCTGGTACTGGGAGCGATCTACTGGGAGCAGGCCACCAGGGAGGGCGCGATCACCGCGTTGCTCGCCGGCAGCGCCGTCACCGTCTACTACACCTTCTTCGCGGCCTCCCCTCTGCTGGTTCACGCGGGCTTCTGGGGGCTCTGCGTCACGACGGTCGTGTTCGTCGCCGTGAGCCTGTTCACCGAGGTCGACGACCCGAAACGGGTCAGGGAGTTCATCGAGGCGACGCGTCCGCAGGGCGAGGCCGTCGAAAAGGAGCGCTCCGCGGGCGAGGCGGTCCCCGCCGACGACTAG
- a CDS encoding DUF5787 family protein produces MTRERIGHEFGFELRVCRWAERNWPPDSDPSPVIVARQLGTRSRRWDTVVLEVDPEGLARRERFGRERLDSNLLHVVRNAPAEWEYYREALPHPGYPWRYVREAIHVASDRGILDTRKRGNRIEIRRRYEYPEWLSGIIAIENKPDLDASAARALSNQLERDVALGLADEVWVATRATGDRVEPALLEDIPVEVGILVFSRGEASVRWHPRRLAPDEPGTRITERPTGGDHDRSAARFEYVPPEEKGAKRLAIAERAYERGWRSYVDTMRPDCRHFEGRIDSDALVPHCVAKGREQTAAECSGSCPDFSPEPPAWRTKGWPIEGGPGKGIERVLERRRERARSGATPVSRR; encoded by the coding sequence ATGACGCGCGAGCGGATCGGCCACGAGTTCGGCTTCGAACTCCGGGTCTGTCGGTGGGCCGAGCGGAACTGGCCCCCCGATAGCGACCCCTCTCCAGTTATCGTCGCGCGCCAACTCGGGACCCGGAGCCGGCGCTGGGACACGGTCGTCCTCGAGGTCGACCCCGAGGGGCTGGCCCGACGCGAGCGGTTCGGCCGGGAGCGACTCGACTCGAACCTCCTCCACGTCGTCCGGAACGCGCCCGCCGAGTGGGAGTACTACCGCGAGGCGCTGCCCCACCCGGGCTACCCGTGGCGCTACGTCCGGGAGGCGATCCACGTCGCGAGCGATCGCGGGATCCTCGACACCCGAAAACGCGGGAATCGAATCGAGATCCGCCGGCGATACGAGTACCCCGAGTGGCTATCGGGAATTATCGCCATCGAGAACAAACCGGATCTGGACGCCAGCGCCGCCCGCGCGCTCTCGAACCAACTGGAGCGGGACGTCGCGCTCGGACTCGCCGACGAGGTCTGGGTCGCCACCCGCGCGACGGGCGACCGAGTCGAACCCGCCCTGCTGGAGGACATCCCCGTCGAGGTCGGCATCCTCGTCTTCTCGAGAGGCGAGGCGAGCGTCCGCTGGCACCCCCGTCGGCTCGCACCCGACGAACCGGGAACGCGGATCACGGAGCGCCCCACCGGGGGCGACCACGACCGTTCTGCCGCCCGATTCGAGTACGTCCCGCCCGAGGAGAAGGGTGCAAAACGCCTCGCGATCGCAGAACGGGCCTACGAGCGGGGGTGGCGCTCCTACGTCGACACGATGCGCCCTGACTGCCGCCATTTCGAGGGGCGGATCGACTCGGACGCGCTCGTGCCCCACTGTGTGGCGAAGGGGCGCGAACAAACCGCCGCCGAGTGTTCGGGGTCGTGTCCCGACTTCTCGCCCGAACCGCCCGCGTGGCGGACGAAGGGCTGGCCCATCGAGGGCGGGCCGGGCAAGGGTATCGAGAGGGTGCTCGAACGCCGCCGGGAACGCGCGCGCTCGGGGGCTACTCCAGTGTCTCGACGGTGA
- a CDS encoding methyltransferase domain-containing protein — MILLTHGDREYLRERGEELQTDLGVVEIPEDARPGDVLETHLGEEFRVRRLRGPDLFNHFERTGAPMLPRDIGLVIGETGIASGDRVLDAGTGTGVLAAYAGRVGAEVVTYERNPEFAEVARENMRLAGVDDRVDVRTGDLTDDLDDRSGFDVLTLDTEDAPAVAARADEVLVSGGFLAVYSPFVEATREVVEAARGSLSDVRPVETIQRELDVDDRGTRPSTGPVGHSGYLVFARN; from the coding sequence GTGATCCTGCTGACCCACGGCGACCGCGAGTACCTCCGCGAGCGCGGCGAGGAGCTCCAGACCGACCTCGGCGTCGTCGAGATCCCCGAGGACGCGAGGCCGGGCGACGTTCTCGAGACCCACCTCGGCGAGGAGTTCCGCGTCCGCAGGCTCCGGGGACCGGACCTGTTCAACCACTTCGAGCGCACCGGCGCGCCGATGCTCCCTCGCGATATCGGCCTCGTGATCGGGGAGACCGGAATCGCAAGCGGGGACCGGGTGCTCGACGCGGGCACCGGAACGGGCGTGCTCGCCGCCTACGCCGGTCGGGTCGGCGCCGAGGTCGTCACCTACGAGCGAAACCCGGAGTTCGCCGAGGTCGCCCGCGAGAACATGCGGCTGGCCGGCGTCGACGACCGCGTCGACGTTCGCACGGGGGATCTGACCGACGACCTCGACGACCGCTCGGGGTTCGACGTCCTCACGCTCGATACCGAGGACGCGCCCGCGGTGGCCGCGCGGGCCGACGAGGTCCTCGTTTCGGGGGGCTTCCTCGCGGTCTACTCGCCGTTCGTCGAAGCGACGAGGGAGGTCGTCGAAGCGGCCCGCGGGAGCCTCTCGGACGTCCGGCCGGTCGAGACGATCCAGCGCGAACTCGACGTCGACGACAGGGGGACGCGCCCGAGCACGGGGCCGGTCGGCCACTCGGGCTACCTGGTGTTCGCGCGCAACTAG
- a CDS encoding magnesium transporter has translation MGPREEFRSIYREALPVLLIALGGGLFAGLVLERILESVERFPGLLVMVPVFLATRGNVYGALGSRISSGLHQGLLEPRFERNDRLVNAVVASFVNGIGISVVIGVITWLALLLLGWESAALYELVGIMLIAGVLTSVVMIVGLLALIFAGYEYGYDPDNLVGPSVTTLGDVFGMLFLLLSVGLVEVLVP, from the coding sequence ATGGGCCCTCGGGAGGAGTTCCGGTCGATCTACCGCGAGGCGCTTCCGGTCCTGTTGATCGCGCTCGGCGGCGGCCTGTTCGCGGGCCTCGTTCTCGAACGGATCCTCGAGAGCGTCGAGCGGTTCCCCGGACTGCTCGTGATGGTCCCGGTCTTCCTCGCCACCCGCGGGAACGTCTACGGCGCGCTCGGCAGCCGGATATCGAGCGGGCTTCACCAGGGGCTGCTCGAACCCCGGTTCGAACGGAACGACCGACTCGTGAACGCGGTCGTCGCCTCCTTCGTCAACGGGATCGGCATCTCGGTCGTGATCGGCGTCATCACGTGGCTCGCGCTCCTGCTCCTCGGGTGGGAGTCGGCGGCGCTCTACGAGCTGGTCGGGATCATGCTGATCGCGGGCGTGCTGACCTCCGTCGTCATGATCGTCGGGCTCCTCGCCCTGATCTTCGCGGGCTACGAGTACGGCTACGATCCCGACAACCTCGTCGGCCCCTCGGTCACCACGCTCGGCGACGTCTTCGGGATGCTCTTCCTGTTGCTCTCGGTCGGCCTCGTCGAGGTGCTCGTCCCGTGA